The following coding sequences lie in one Rutidosis leptorrhynchoides isolate AG116_Rl617_1_P2 chromosome 6, CSIRO_AGI_Rlap_v1, whole genome shotgun sequence genomic window:
- the LOC139851742 gene encoding uncharacterized protein isoform X2 — MALSGSDLPAMYTLLSNSLSGDESVRKPAESTLAQSENLPGFCSCLMEVISSKDLAPQVAVRLMASLYFKNSINRYWRNKRDSSGITSEEKSHLRQKLLSHLREDNYQIALTLAVIISKIARIDYPKEWSELFSVLAQRIQSADVLTSHRIFMILFRTLKELSTKRLASDQRNFAEISSQFFDYSWHIWQSDMQIILNGFASLAQNTNLNPSHDELYLTCERWFLCSKIIRQLIVSGYPSDEKSLQEVGPVKSVCPLMLKAIQSLLPYYFSSFGEHHPKLHEFIGRACTKVMKILVAIQTRHPYSFGDQCVLPLVMDFCLNKITDPEPEIVSFDKFLIQCMSMAKIVLECKEYKPIMTGRVIDENVVTFEQRKKNISGAVAGVLTSLLPNDRVVLLCNVLIRRYFILTASDLEEWHQNPESFHHEQDAVLWSEKLRPCAQALYTVLFYNHSQLLGPVVVSILQEAMNGCPPSVTDITSGLLLKDASYGAAAYVYYDLSNYLTFKDWFNNALSLELTNDHPNMRIIHRKVALILGQWVSEIKDDTKRQVYCALIKLLQDRDLCVRLAASRALYFHIEDAAFSQQEFADLLPVCWQLSFKLVEDVQEFDSKVQVLNTISMLIAYVGDIIPYANELVQFFQKSWEESSGESLLQIQLLTALKNFVVSLGYKSPLCYTVLLPILVSGLDVNSPDELLEDSMQLWEVTISNAPSMVPQLLGYFPSLVDILERSFDHLKVAASIIEGYIILGGSEFLSLHASTVAKLFDAVVGNVNDRGLHSILPVIDLLIQCSPSDGPQLISSTLQKIIVICLTGDDSVPTSTAVKASAAATLARILVTNTNFLAQLASESSLLLLLQNAGFPVGENILLCLVDVWLDKVDNVNYIQKKTFGFALSIILTLRLPQVLDKLDQILGVCTSVILGGSEDTTEDESSSDSMSSSRPQFPSKEFKRRQMKISDPINQMSLEYSVRDNLQTCASLHGEAFNTAMDRIHPAALAQLKQALKMT, encoded by the exons ATGGCACTGTCAGGTTCTGACCTACCTGCGATGTATACGCTGCTCTCAAATTCACTTAGTGGCGATGAATCTGTACGGAAACCAGCTGAATCTACACTTGCTCAGTCTGAAAACTTGCCAGGCTTTTGTTCGTGTCTCATG GAAGTGATAAGTTCAAAGGATTTGGCGCCTCAAGTGGCTGTTCGTTTGATGGCATCATTGTATTTCAAGAACAGTATCAATCGGTACTGGAGGAACAAACGTGACTCGTC GGGTATTACCAGTGAGGAGAAGTCACACTTAAGGCAAAAGTTGCTGTCTCACTTGAGAGAAGACAATTATCAG ATTGCTTTGACATTGGCTGTTATAATCTCTAAAATAGCCCGTATCGACTATCCTAAAGAATG GTCCGAACTTTTTTCTGTTTTAGCTCAACGAATTCAGTCAGCAGACGTTCTTACTTCACATAGGATCTTTATGATTCTCTTCCGAACATTAAAGGAGTTGTCTACCAAACGTCTTGCTTCAGACCAAAGAAACTTTGCTGag ATATCATCCCAGTTTTTTGACTACAGCTGGCATATATGGCAAAGTGATATGCAGATTATACTTAATGGCTTTGCTTCCCTTGCTCAAAATACAAACTTAAACCCTTCTCACGATGAACTGTATTTAACATGTGAAAGATGGTTTCTGTGCTCAAAGATCATACGTCAGTTGATTGTTTCAGGATATCCAAGTGATGAAAAATCTTTACAG GAGGTTGGACCAGTCAAATCGGTTTGCCCTTTGATGTTGAAAGCAATCCAATCGCTCCTTCCATACT ATTTTTCATCTTTTGGGGAACACCATCCAAAACTTCATGAATTTATAGGAAGGGCATGCACTAAGGTGATGAAGATATTAGTGGCCATTCAGACAAGACATCCATACTCATTTGGTGATCAGTGTGTTCTTCCACTAGTGATGGATTTCTGTTTAAACAAGATCACTGATCCTGAACCAGAGATAGTGTCATTTGATAAATTTCTAATTCAGTGTATGTCAATGGCAAAAATTGTTCTTGAATGCAAGGAATACAAGCCAATCATGACTGGACGTGTGATAGATGAAAATGTAGTCACTTTTGAGCAGAGAAAGAAAAACATTTCTGGGGCTGTTGCAGGCGTACTCACCTCACTTTTGCCTAATGACAGGGTTGTACTGTTGTGTAATGTTTTAATAAGGAG GTACTTCATTTTAACAGCAAGCGATTTGGAGGAGTGGCATCAGAACCCTGAGTCTTTTCACCATGAACAGGATGCAGTTCTTTGGTCAGAGAAACTGAGACCGTGTGCTCAAGCATTATACACTGTTTTGTTTTACAATCATAGTCAA CTGCTTGGTCCTGTTGTTGTTTCAATCTTACAGGAGGCAATGAATGGTTGCCCTCCATCAGTAACTGATATTACTTCAGGGTTGCTTTTAAAGGATGCTTCTTATGGTGCAGCAGCATACGTCTATTATGATCTATCAAATTATCTCACTTTTAAGGATTG GTTTAATAATGCTTTATCATTAGAACTCACAAATGATCATCCCAACATGCGCATCATACATAGGAAAGTTGCACTTATTCTTGGTCAATGGGTTTCCGAG ATTAAAGATGACACCAAACGACAGGTCTATTGTGCTCTGATCAAGTTGTTGCAGGACAGAGACTTGTGTGTCAGG TTGGCAGCATCTCGGGCATTGTATTTTCATATTGAAGATGCAGCCTTTTCACAGCAAGAATTTGCTGATCTTCTCCCTGTTTGTTGGCAATTGTCTTTTAAATTGGTCGAGGATGTACAGGAATTTGATTCTAAG GTTCAAGTTCTAAACACAATCTCTATGCTGATTGCCTATGTCGGTGACATCATTCCATATGCCAATGAATTGGTTCAGTTTTTTCAAAAG TCATGGGAGGAATCTTCTGGAGAAAGTCTTCTACAGATTCAGCTTTTAACTGCACTCAAAAACTTTGTAGTTTCTCTTGGTTACAAGTCTCCGTTGTGTTACACTGTGTTGCTCCCAATTTTAGTAAGTGGACTTGATGTGAATAGCCCCGATGAACTTCTTGAAGATAGCATGCAG CTATGGGAAGTTACAATTTCTAACGCTCCATCAATGGTCCCTCAACTATTGGGATACTTCCCTTCTCTGGTGGATATACTGGAAAGAAGTTTTGATCACTTGAAG GTTGCTGCGTCTATCATCGAAGGCTACATTATTTTAGGGGGAAGTGAGTTTCTGAGTTTGCATGCTTCAACTGTTGCTAAGCTTTTCGATGCAGTTGTGGGTAACGTTAATGATAGAGGCTTACATTCAATACTACCTGTCATTGATCTACTCATTCAG TGTTCTCCTTCTGATGGGCCACAGTTAATAAGCAGTACCCTTCAG AAAATTATTGTTATCTGCTTAACTGGAGACGACAGTGTCCCCACCAGTACAGCTGTAAAGGCATCCGCAGCTGCCACTCTGGCAAGGATTTTGGTAACAAATACCAATTTTCTGGCTCAGTTAGCATCGGAATCATCCCTTTTATTGCTCCTTCAAAATGCTGGTTTCCCTGTTGGAGAAAATATACTTCTTTGTCTGGTTGATGTATGGCTTGACAAG GTTGACAATGTAAACTATATTCAGAAAAAGACATTTGGGTTTGCACTATCTATAATTCTGACATTACGGTTGCCACAAGTTCTTGATAAATTAGATCAAATACTGGG TGTATGCACAAGTGTAATTTTGGGTGGCAGTGAAGACACAACTGAAGATGAGTCCAG CAGTGATAGTATGAGCTCAAGCCGACCTCAGTTTCCAAGTAAAGAATTCAAAAGGAGACAG ATGAAAATCTCAGACCCTATAAATCAGATGTCGTTGGAGTACTCAGTGAGGGACAACCTTCAAACATGTGCTAGTCTACATGGGGAGGCCTTCAATACCGCCATGGATAGGATTCATCCTGCCGCACTTGCCCAACTAAAGCAGGCTCttaaaatgacttaa
- the LOC139851742 gene encoding uncharacterized protein isoform X5 has protein sequence MQIILNGFASLAQNTNLNPSHDELYLTCERWFLCSKIIRQLIVSGYPSDEKSLQEVGPVKSVCPLMLKAIQSLLPYYFSSFGEHHPKLHEFIGRACTKVMKILVAIQTRHPYSFGDQCVLPLVMDFCLNKITDPEPEIVSFDKFLIQCMSMAKIVLECKEYKPIMTGRVIDENVVTFEQRKKNISGAVAGVLTSLLPNDRVVLLCNVLIRRYFILTASDLEEWHQNPESFHHEQDAVLWSEKLRPCAQALYTVLFYNHSQLLGPVVVSILQEAMNGCPPSVTDITSGLLLKDASYGAAAYVYYDLSNYLTFKDWFNNALSLELTNDHPNMRIIHRKVALILGQWVSEIKDDTKRQVYCALIKLLQDRDLCVRLAASRALYFHIEDAAFSQQEFADLLPVCWQLSFKLVEDVQEFDSKVQVLNTISMLIAYVGDIIPYANELVQFFQKSWEESSGESLLQIQLLTALKNFVVSLGYKSPLCYTVLLPILVSGLDVNSPDELLEDSMQLWEVTISNAPSMVPQLLGYFPSLVDILERSFDHLKVAASIIEGYIILGGSEFLSLHASTVAKLFDAVVGNVNDRGLHSILPVIDLLIQCSPSDGPQLISSTLQKIIVICLTGDDSVPTSTAVKASAAATLARILVTNTNFLAQLASESSLLLLLQNAGFPVGENILLCLVDVWLDKVDNVNYIQKKTFGFALSIILTLRLPQVLDKLDQILGVCTSVILGGSEDTTEDESSSDSMSSSRPQFPSKEFKRRQQMKISDPINQMSLEYSVRDNLQTCASLHGEAFNTAMDRIHPAALAQLKQALKMT, from the exons ATGCAGATTATACTTAATGGCTTTGCTTCCCTTGCTCAAAATACAAACTTAAACCCTTCTCACGATGAACTGTATTTAACATGTGAAAGATGGTTTCTGTGCTCAAAGATCATACGTCAGTTGATTGTTTCAGGATATCCAAGTGATGAAAAATCTTTACAG GAGGTTGGACCAGTCAAATCGGTTTGCCCTTTGATGTTGAAAGCAATCCAATCGCTCCTTCCATACT ATTTTTCATCTTTTGGGGAACACCATCCAAAACTTCATGAATTTATAGGAAGGGCATGCACTAAGGTGATGAAGATATTAGTGGCCATTCAGACAAGACATCCATACTCATTTGGTGATCAGTGTGTTCTTCCACTAGTGATGGATTTCTGTTTAAACAAGATCACTGATCCTGAACCAGAGATAGTGTCATTTGATAAATTTCTAATTCAGTGTATGTCAATGGCAAAAATTGTTCTTGAATGCAAGGAATACAAGCCAATCATGACTGGACGTGTGATAGATGAAAATGTAGTCACTTTTGAGCAGAGAAAGAAAAACATTTCTGGGGCTGTTGCAGGCGTACTCACCTCACTTTTGCCTAATGACAGGGTTGTACTGTTGTGTAATGTTTTAATAAGGAG GTACTTCATTTTAACAGCAAGCGATTTGGAGGAGTGGCATCAGAACCCTGAGTCTTTTCACCATGAACAGGATGCAGTTCTTTGGTCAGAGAAACTGAGACCGTGTGCTCAAGCATTATACACTGTTTTGTTTTACAATCATAGTCAA CTGCTTGGTCCTGTTGTTGTTTCAATCTTACAGGAGGCAATGAATGGTTGCCCTCCATCAGTAACTGATATTACTTCAGGGTTGCTTTTAAAGGATGCTTCTTATGGTGCAGCAGCATACGTCTATTATGATCTATCAAATTATCTCACTTTTAAGGATTG GTTTAATAATGCTTTATCATTAGAACTCACAAATGATCATCCCAACATGCGCATCATACATAGGAAAGTTGCACTTATTCTTGGTCAATGGGTTTCCGAG ATTAAAGATGACACCAAACGACAGGTCTATTGTGCTCTGATCAAGTTGTTGCAGGACAGAGACTTGTGTGTCAGG TTGGCAGCATCTCGGGCATTGTATTTTCATATTGAAGATGCAGCCTTTTCACAGCAAGAATTTGCTGATCTTCTCCCTGTTTGTTGGCAATTGTCTTTTAAATTGGTCGAGGATGTACAGGAATTTGATTCTAAG GTTCAAGTTCTAAACACAATCTCTATGCTGATTGCCTATGTCGGTGACATCATTCCATATGCCAATGAATTGGTTCAGTTTTTTCAAAAG TCATGGGAGGAATCTTCTGGAGAAAGTCTTCTACAGATTCAGCTTTTAACTGCACTCAAAAACTTTGTAGTTTCTCTTGGTTACAAGTCTCCGTTGTGTTACACTGTGTTGCTCCCAATTTTAGTAAGTGGACTTGATGTGAATAGCCCCGATGAACTTCTTGAAGATAGCATGCAG CTATGGGAAGTTACAATTTCTAACGCTCCATCAATGGTCCCTCAACTATTGGGATACTTCCCTTCTCTGGTGGATATACTGGAAAGAAGTTTTGATCACTTGAAG GTTGCTGCGTCTATCATCGAAGGCTACATTATTTTAGGGGGAAGTGAGTTTCTGAGTTTGCATGCTTCAACTGTTGCTAAGCTTTTCGATGCAGTTGTGGGTAACGTTAATGATAGAGGCTTACATTCAATACTACCTGTCATTGATCTACTCATTCAG TGTTCTCCTTCTGATGGGCCACAGTTAATAAGCAGTACCCTTCAG AAAATTATTGTTATCTGCTTAACTGGAGACGACAGTGTCCCCACCAGTACAGCTGTAAAGGCATCCGCAGCTGCCACTCTGGCAAGGATTTTGGTAACAAATACCAATTTTCTGGCTCAGTTAGCATCGGAATCATCCCTTTTATTGCTCCTTCAAAATGCTGGTTTCCCTGTTGGAGAAAATATACTTCTTTGTCTGGTTGATGTATGGCTTGACAAG GTTGACAATGTAAACTATATTCAGAAAAAGACATTTGGGTTTGCACTATCTATAATTCTGACATTACGGTTGCCACAAGTTCTTGATAAATTAGATCAAATACTGGG TGTATGCACAAGTGTAATTTTGGGTGGCAGTGAAGACACAACTGAAGATGAGTCCAG CAGTGATAGTATGAGCTCAAGCCGACCTCAGTTTCCAAGTAAAGAATTCAAAAGGAGACAG CAGATGAAAATCTCAGACCCTATAAATCAGATGTCGTTGGAGTACTCAGTGAGGGACAACCTTCAAACATGTGCTAGTCTACATGGGGAGGCCTTCAATACCGCCATGGATAGGATTCATCCTGCCGCACTTGCCCAACTAAAGCAGGCTCttaaaatgacttaa